TTCGGCATCCAGATCGCGATCATGGTCTCTCTGGCGATGGCACTCTACGGCTGGCTCCTGTCCGGCCGCTACGGCAACCTGCAGCTCATGCTGCTGATCGGCATCGTCATCGGCGGCGGGCTCGGCGCGATCTCCACGTTCATGCAGCGCCTGCTCACCCCGAGCGAGTTCGATGTGCTCGCCGCGCGACTGTTCGGCAACGTCTCCAATGCCGATGCGTCGTACCTGCCGCTCGCGATTCCGCTGTGCGTCGGCGCCTCCGCGCTGCTGTGGATGCGCGCGCGCCGACTGAACCTCATGGCGCTCGGGCCGGACGCGGCACGCTCGCTCGGGCTCGACCACCGACGCGAGCTGTTCGTCGTGCTGTTCCTGGTGGCGGTGCTCATGGCGACGTCCACCGCGCTCGTGGGACCCATGACTTTCCTCGGCTTCCTCGTCGCCACCTTGGCCTACCAGTTCGCCGACTCGCATGACCATCGGTTGATCTTCCCCGTCGCCGTCCTCACCGCGTTCACGATCCTGGCGGGCGCGTACTTCGTCATGAAGAACGTCTTCTATGCGCAGGGGATGGTGTCGATCCTGATCGAACTGGTCGGCGGCGCGGTGTTCCTCATCGTCATCCTCAGAAAGGGCAGACTGTGATCACTCTCGACGGCGTCCGCAAGGAGTACAGCAGCGAGGTCGCGATCGGGCCGGTCGACCTGGCGATCCCGGCGGGAGGGGTCACCGCCCTGATCGGGCCGAACGGCGCGGGAAAGTCGACCCTGCTCACCATGATCGGACGCTTGAACGGGATGGATGCCGGAGCGATCGAGATCACCGGCTTCGACGTCGCCTCGACGAAGTCGAAGGACCTGGCGAAGATCGTCTCGATCCTTCGCCAGGAGAATCACTTCGTGACGCGGCTGACGGTGCGCCAACTCGTCGGCTTCGGCCGCTTTCCGCATTCGAAGGGACGGCTCACACCGGCCGATGAGGTGATCATCAGCCGTGCGGTCGACTTCCTCGACCTCGCGGCGCTCGAGGGGCGCTATCTCGACGAACTCTCCGGAGGCCAGAGGCAGCGTGCGTATGTCGCGATGGTGCTCGCTCAGGACACCCCGTTCATCCTGCTCGACGAGCCGCTCAACAACCTCGACATGAGGCATGCCGTGCACATGATGCAGCACCTGCGGCGCGCATCGGAGGAACTCGGGCGCACGATCGTCATCGTCCTGCACGACATCAACTTCGCGGGCCACTACGCGGATCACATCTGCGCGATGAAGGACGGCACCGTGATCGAGTTCGGCACGCCGGCGGAGATCATGACCGGCGAGGTGCTCACACGGGTGTTCGACACGCCTGTGCAGGTGGTCGACGGGCCCTCCGGTCCGCTCGCGGTCTACTACTGAGCGTCGGCGTCCGAACGGCGGTGCGTCAGAGCTCGATCCCGTGGTCCTCGTCGTTCACTCCGGAGTTGTGGCCGCGGCGGGACTCGTACCCCAGGAACCAGCCGAGCCACACGATGGCGGCGAGCAGGATGCCGAGCCAGACGTTCTGGAAGATCAGCCCGATCACGATGCCGATGATCAAGAGACCTGCGGTGACGAGGAAGCGAAGTACGGCGCGGGACATGGCCTCAGCCTAGAGCCCCTGCCCCCGGACGGCGGTGCGGAATCGCCTCGTCATCGACCCCGGTGGTCTTCGGGGGAGAAGCGGGGACCGCGCCGCGGCTCGCTGACCCGACTCGCGAAGATGAGGCGGATCACACGTTGCCGATGGCCGCGCCAGGGCTCGAGCAGGTCGAGCATCCCGTCGTCGTCCGTGCGATGGCCGGTGAGCGCATAGCCGACCTCATGGGCCAGATGGTAATCGCCGACACTCACGGCATCCGGGTCACCGAGGGCGCGGATGCGTGTCTCGGCCGACGTCCAGACGCCGATACCGGGGAAGCTGGTCAGCACGCGATCTCGCTCTGCGCCGGTCGGCGCGGCCAGCAGGGCGCGGGAGATGCTCTCGGCCCGCTCGGCGGCGCGCACGATCGTCTTCGACTGCGGCGGCTGCACTCCGGCACGATGCCACTCCCAGGAGGGGATGCGCCGCCACTCGGCCGGTGTCGGCGCGGCGTACATCGGCCGCGGGGTCGGGCCGGGCGCCCGCCCACCGTACTGGGTGACGAGCAGTCGCCAGGCGCGGAATGCTTCGAGGCCGGTCACCTTCTGCTCGATGATCGCGCAGGCGAGGGCATCGAACACCTCATCGGTGCGGGTGAGACGGATGCCGGGCGTGCGCCGTGCGACCTCGGCGATCAGCGGGTGCGACGACGGGTCGAACCCCGACGCGTCATCGCGGGAACCGCACAGCACGGGGAGATGTTCGATCGCGTGGGCGGCTCCTGCGCCCCACGCGGTCGCGCGGATCTCGCCGCTGACAGCGCGCAGTGCCAGCGTCGCGATGCCGCGCGGTGTGCGCAGGGCGCGCCAGAGGACGGCGCCGTCCTGCACCATCGTCGGGTCTCCCGGGCCGCGGCGCAGGATTCCGACGGTTCGGCGGAGATCGACCGGTTCTGCCGGTCGGTAGGTGGTCTGCTGCGGTGCGCTCGGCGCGACCGCATCGGCCGCTCCGGCATCCGCAGTCAGGGTCATGCGCTCACCCTACGCGGGGCCGCTGACACTCAGGCCATGGATGCACTCAGCGACAGGTGTGCGAGGAGTGCGGGTCAGAAGCGGTCAGGCGAGGGAGTGCCGTGGCCGTAGCGGATGACGACGTCGGCATGGCGGTCGAAGCGGTATCCGATGCCGCGCACGGTGCGCACGATGTCTTCGTAGCGGCCCAGCTTGGCGCGCAGGCGACGCACGTGCACATCGATCGTGCGCTCACCGGGGGTCTCGTCGTCCTGCGCCTGCCAGAGGGCGGAGACGAGCTCGCTGCGCTCGATGGTGCGGCCTTCGCGCAGCACCAGGTACTGCAGCAGCTCGAACTCCTTGTACGTGAACGCGGCGGACTCGCCGTCGATCAGCACGCGCTTGCGGGAGATGTCGACGACGACGCCACCCTCTTCGTCCGTGGTCTCGTCCTCGGCGGCCGCCTTCGTGCGGGCGATCGCCCCGGGCTCGTGGAGGGCGAGGCGCACGACGTCGAGATCGCGACCGCCGGAACCGTGCGGGGCGAGCGCGACGGTGGCGTGCGTCTCCGCGCCGGGGGCGAGCTCGGCGAGCGTGCGTCGCAGCGCATCCACGAGCAGCGGCAGGCTCACTCCGGCCTCGGCGGCCTTGATCTCGTCGAGACCGACGTAGAGGGCGAAGCCACGGGGAGAGCGGACGGCGGGCAGATCGGCGGCGAGTGGTGCGGCCGACTCCTGGGCCGAGTGTGCGGTGCTGATCGCGGCGGTGGCGGCGGGACGCTCGAGAAGTGCGATGTTCGACATGATGATGAAGTCCTCAGGACGTGAGCCGAAGGCTCTGATGCGTTGCATGAATGACCGGGCGAGCCGGGAAACGAGCAAGGGGTGGATGCTCGGAGACGCTGACCTCGCAGATCGCGAGAAGTTCAGGTCAGGCGGGGTGGCTGTTCGTTCAGCGACACATTCGGCAACACATGCCAACGCGACCGGGCATCATCATCCCGGTAGTCCTGTTCGCCTCCTGGGCGGACAAAGGGCTTGCGTTGGTGGTCATGGGGGGATTATGACGGATCGTGTCGGTCCGTGTCAAAACGACCACACTCTCGCGCGGCGGGCGTAACGTGGAGAAGATGACGATCTCCAGTCTTGCCGCGGGCTTCATCCTCACCGATGAGAAGGATGCCTCGCGCTACACGCTCCTGCGCGACGGGCACCTGGTCAGCGTGCTCGACTACCGCGACGACGGCAGCACGATCGCCCTGACCCGGGCGTTCACCGTCCCGACTTTCCGCGGCCACGGCTACGCGGGCACGGTCGTCGAGGGCGCCGTCGCCGACATCCTCGCCCGCGGCGACCGCAAGGTCGACGCGGTGTGCTGGTACGTCGCCGACTGGTTCTCCGCGCACCCCGAGCATGCGCATCTGCTGCGTTCCCGCTGACCTTTCCACGCCCTCGCGTCCCATGACGCTGTGTTACGCCGAGTCCAACTGACAGGATGAGGGCATGAAACTCGCCGAGGCCCTCACGGCGCGCGCCGATCTGCAGCGCCGCATCGAACAGCTCCGCGCGCGGATCACCGCGAACGCCCGCTATCAAGAGGGCGAGGAACCCGCCGAGGATGCGGCAGCGCTGATCGTCGAGGCGGATGCCGCGCTCGCGCAGTTACGACAGCTGATCCGCCGCATCAACGCCACGAACTCGCGTCTCGATCTCGGCGCGGACGGCACCATGACCGATGCGCTCGCCGCCCGCGATGTCCTCCGCCTGCAGCACTCGCTGCTGGTGGATGCGGCGGCTGCGGCATCCGGTGCGAACGACCAGTTCCTGCGCCAGATGCGTTCCGAGCTGCGCCAGATCTCGGCACTCCCCGTGGCGGAGCTGCGTGCACGCGCGGATCGCGTCGCGCAGGAGCTGCGTGAGCTCGACAATCGGATCCAGCAGGCGAACTGGAGCAACGACCTGGAGGAGTGACAGCGGAAGTCGGTAGTCACGAAGAGGCGGGCACACCCCCTGCCGGAGGGGCAATCCGGCACATGTTGGGCGGAGGGCAGCCCGGAACGCATCGCGCAGCCCCGCACGCCGCACATGTGATCGCGCATCGCGCATCTTGCATCACCGCGTGTCGATCATCGTGACGAGGGTGGGTCAGGGGACCTTCCGCTTATGAATGTCAGCGTCCGGAGCTAGACTGGAGGTCTGCTCAGCCCCGTCGGCTGAGGTGGTCAGGCGCTCACGGCGCGCTGGTCCGAGGCTCGAAACCTCCGGCATCCGTCACCAGACACCGGAGGTTTTTCCATGTCGTCATCCCTGCGCGCCCGCCCCCAGACCCGATGGTGGGCGCTCATCGTCATCTCCCTGACTCAACTGGTCGTCGTGCTCGACGGCACCATCGTCAACATCGCCCTGCCACGTGCTCAAGCGGATCTCGGGCTGACCGACGGGCAGCGCCAGTGGGTCGTCACGGCCTATGCGCTCGCATTCGGAGCGCTGCTGCTGCTCGGCGGGAGGATCGCCGACTACGTCGGCCGCAAGCGCATCTTCATGATCGGCATGATCGGCTTCGGCGCCGCCTCACTGTATGGAGGCCTGTCGCAGCAGGGATGGGAGCTCATCCTCGCGCGGGGGCTGCAGGGGGTCTTCGCCGCGCTGCTCGCACCGGCGGCTCTCGCCCTCCTCACCGTCACGTTCCCCTCGGGGCGTGAGCGCAACACCGCCTTCGCCGTCTTCGGAACCGTCGCCGGGACAGGTGCCGCGATCGGGATGCTGCTCGGCGGGGTGCTCACCGAGTTCACCGACTGGCGCTGGTGTCTGCTCGTGAACATCTTCTTCGTGATCGTCGGTGTCGTGGGCGGCGCGATCGTGCTCACGGAGAGCAAGGCCGCAGGGGACAACCGCTACGACATCGGGGGCGCCGTCACCGTCACCCTCGGCCTCGGCCTGCTGGTCTACGGCTTCACGCTCGCCGAGAACGGGTGGGGCGATCCCCTGACGATCGCCTTCCTGGCCGGCGGCGTCGCGCTGCTCGGCGTCTTCGTCTGGGTGGAGTCTCGGGTGTCCCAGCCGCTGCTGCCGCTCCGAGTCGTCGCCGATCGCGTGCGCGGCGGAGCGTTCCTGATCCAGGGCGTCGCCGGCGCGATCATGATCGGCGCCACGGCCTATCTGACCTTCCATCTGCAGTTCGTGCTCGGCATGGGCGCGCTGCAGGCGGGGCTCGCGAGTCTGCCGCTCCCGATCGCGACGATGGTGCTCGCCCCCATCGCGACCAAGCTGCTCCCGGTCATCGGGCCGCGCCCGATGCTCATCGTCGGGCCGCTGATCGCTGCGGCCGGGCTGTTCACCCTCTCCGGCATCACACCGGACGGCGCCTACCTCGTGCAGATCGCGCCGGCCCTTGTGCTGCTCGGCATCGGCATGGGCTTCGTCTTCATCCCGTTGCAGAACCTCGCACTCTCCGGCGTCGCACCGCACGACGCGGGTGTCGCCTCAGCCGTCGCCAACTCGGCGATGCAGATCGGCGGGTCGATCGGACTCTCCGTCTTCACGGCCGTGTATGCGGCGTCGGTGGGCGGGCATGCGCAGGCCGAGGTGTCCCCGGAGGGGCTGACGGACGCCTACGGCTGGACGTTCATCGCGGCATCGATCCTCATGGTCGCGGCGTCGGTGATCGCGGCGTGCATGGTGCGCGGGTCCAAGGAGGCTCTCCTCCCCGCCCAGGGTGACGCGGTGCTCGCGGCGCACTGACGGGGTGCCGTGGTGTCCGCATCCTGGCGGGATCCCTGTGATTCTCCTTCCAGGAGCGGATGCCACGGCACGCCTCGGACCGAATGTCGGTGGGGGTTCGTACCGTGTGAGTATGCGCATCCTGCACACCTCCGACTGGCACATCGGCCGCACCTTCCATGGCACCTCGACCATGGACGCGCTGGCCGAGGTGCTCGGAGCGCTCACGGTGCAGGTTCGCGAGAACTCGGTCGATGTGGTGGTCGTCGCGGGCGACGTGTTCGACTCCGCCACGCCCTCGGCCGCGGCCTACACGCTGCTCGGCGACGCCCTCGTCGCTCTGCACGAGACGGGTGCGCGGGTCATCGTCACGAGTGGCAACCACGACTCCGCCGCGCGACTGGGATTCCAGGCGCGACTGCTGCGCGACGGCATCGACGTGCTCACCGATCCGCTCGGCATCGGCACCCCGGTCACCGTCGATGATGCCGACGGTCCCGTGCACTTCTTCGGCATCCCGTACCTCGAGCCGGCGATCGTCCGGCAGCACTGGCCCGAGGGCGACGCCGAGGGCCGGCCTCTCCGCACGCAGGCGCAGACGATGGCGCACGCGATGCAGCTCGTGAGTGCCGGCATGCGCACACACGAGGGGCGTTCCGTGGCGATCGCGCACTGCTTCGCCGCAGGGGTCGACGCGACCGTCGGGCTCGAGCGGGAAGTGCGCCAGGGCGGTCTCGACGTCGTGCCGCTCAGCGTGTTCGACGGACCGGACTATGTCGCACTGGGGCACATCCACGGCCGCCAGCAGCTCAGCGAGCGCGTCCGTTACGCCGGGGCACCGCTGCACTACAGCTTCGGCGAGCAGCACAAGCAGCGCGGCTCCTGGCTGGTCGAGCTCGACTCGTCCGGACTCGCGTCGGTGTCGTGGCTCGAGTTGCCCGTGCCGCGCCGGCTCGTGACGCTCACCGGCACTCTCGCCGAGATCCTCTCCGACGAGAACGTCGCCGCCCATGCAGAGGACTGGGTATGCGCGGTGTACACCGATGTGTTGCCGCAGGCTGAGCCGATGCGCCGGCTGAGAGACAGCTTCCCGTACTGCGCGATGGTGCAGCATCAGCCCGATGTCGCCGCGGTCACCGACGAGCGTTCCTACGTGCAGCGGCTGCGTGCGGCGGTCACCGACGCCGACCGTGTCGAGGCCTTCCTGGAGCATGTGCGGGAGGGACAGGGCGCGAGCGAGGCGGAGAGTGCGCTCGTACGGGATGTGCTCGACGACCGCGTGCGCGCGGACGCGCTCGTCTGATGCGACTCCATCGTCTCGAGGTCGAGGGATTCGGTCCGTTCCGCTCCCGACAGAGTGTCGACTTCGATGCTTTCGCCGATGACGGCATCTTCCTGATCGCGGGGCGCACAGGCGCCGGGAAGTCGAGCATCCTCGATGCGGTCTGCTTCGGTCTGTACGGCGGGGTGCCGCGATACGACGGGGGCGAGAAGCGTCTGCGCAGCGATCACTGCGAACCGGACGATCCATCCGAGGTGGTGGTCGAGTTCAGCACTCCGGCGGGGCGCTTCCGAGTGACTCGCTCGCCTGAGTATCTGCGACCGGCGAAGCGCGGCGGAGGTCTCACGAAGCAGGCGTCCGGTGTCGCGCTCGACGAATGGACCGAAGCGGGGTGGATCGGGCGGGCGGCACGCGCCGTCGATGTCGGCAATGAACTCGATGAGATCCTTCAGCTGAGCAGGGAGCAGTTCCTTCAGGTGATCCTGCTCGCGCAGAACCGCTTCTCCCAGTTCCTGCTCGCCGGCAGCAAGGATCGCCAGTCGCTGCTGCGTCGGCTCTTCGGCACACAGCGGTTCGAAGACGTGCAGGCGCGCTTCGATGAACGACGTCGAACGGCGGAGCAGGCACTCGGCGCGCGGGTGGCGACCGTTGCAGCGCGTGTGGAGGAAGCGGAGCGGCTGGTCGATGGGGCCGACCTGTGGGGAGAGCCGTCCGAGCACTCCGAGCTACGGGACTCCACATCACGAGCGAACCTGGCAACCGACGATCGTCTCGACGATCTGACACGCGCGCTGGCGCGGGCGCAGTATCGCGCGGAGCGGCGTTCGTCCGAGCGCGACGATGCCGAACGTCGATCGTCGGAGGCCGATACCGCTCTGGCTGCGGCGCGCGCTGAGCAGCGCGACCAGACGGAGCGTGATCGAGCCCGAGGCGCCCTTGCGCGGCTCGAGGCCGAGGGGGCGGTCATCGCGCTGGCGCGCACGGAGCTCTCCGACGCCCGCGCCGCCGACGGCCTCCGCGGGGTGCTGAGCGCCACGGAACGCGCTCGGGTCGCACACGACAGCGCGGTCACGCTCGCACAGCGTGCGCAGGCGACGTGGGACGCGTGGGGAATCGTCGCCGACGACCTCGAATCCTGGGCGGTCGAGCGCACCAGGGCGACGGGTGCCTGGCAGCGGGCGCTCGAACTCGAAGCGCAGAGCGCGGCGCTCGCCGAGGAGCTGCAGGCCGCACAGGCGTCGGCCGAGGCTATCGCCGAACGACTCGACGAGAGGGAAACCGCTCGAACGGCCCTTCCGGCGCAGATGATCGAACTGACCGTAGAGCGCGATGAGACCCGGCGGCGCGCTGATCGCGCGGCCGACCTGAGCGTCGCTCTGGAGCGGGTCCTCGGTCGCGCGGAAGCGGTGCGCGACGTCGCACGCCTCGACACCGAGCGGGCGTCAGCAGAACAGGAACTCACGCACACCACCGACGCGCATGCGGTCGCGCAGACGAGACTCGCGCAGCTGCGCAAGAGACGCCTCGACGGCTTCGCGGGCGAGCTCGCCTCGGTGCTCGCCTCGGGTGACCCCTGTCCGGTGTGCGGCTCGCCCGAGCACCCGTCACCCGCGGCGCACGCCGATCCGGTGACAGCGGAGGATGTGGCCGCCGCCGAGGCGGAGAGGGACGACGCGACAACGCGTGAGCGAGACGCGTCGAAGCGGACGGCAGGACTTCTCGCGGAGCTCGCGGTCGCCACTGCCCGCGCCGAGGGCCGCAGTCTCCCGCAGGCAGACGCCGAGTCGGCCGCGGCCGCAGCCGAACACGCCGACAGTCTCGCCGCCGTGGAGACAGCCATCGCCCTCGATGCGAAGCTCCAGGAGCTCACGACGCGGGTCGAGGCCATGGAGCAGGAGCGGGCTGCCGACATCGCCGCGCTTGCCACGGCACGCGAACAACAGGTTCTGCTGGCACAGCGCGCCACCGAAGCCCAGGCGCTCATCACCGAAGCGCGCGGCGACTCGCCGACCGTCTCCGATCGCCTCGCCGAGGCCAACGCCCAGGTCGCCGCAGCGCGGACGCTGGCGGACTCGCTCGCGGAGCGCGATCGCCGAGTGGCGGCGGTGGAAGAAGCCGCAGCGGAGCAGGAGGTCGCGCTCGCCTCGTCTCCGTTCGACGATGCGGCGGCGGTGAAGCTGGCGTTGAGATCCACCGAGGCGACCGACGCCCTCGACGCGCGCATCACCACGCATGCCGTGCAGCGCGAGAAGGAACGCGCGATCCTGTTCGACCTCGAACTGCGCACGCTCCCCGAGGAGCCGATCGACGTGGCGCCGGTCGAGGCCGCATCGTCGTCGGCCCGAGCCGCATGGAGCGCCGCGGTCGACGAGGCCGGTCGCGCTGACGGCGTGGTCGAACGGCTCGACGGGCTCATCGGGTCCGCTGCCGCCGAGCACGCCAAGACGTCGATTCAGACGGCGGAGTTCGACGTGCTGCGCGGGCTCGCCGACACGATCGCCGGTCGCGGCGCCAACACCCGGAAGATGACGCTCGAAACGTTCGTGCTCGCGGCAGAGCTCGAGGAGATCGTCGAGGCCGCGAACCGACGACTCGGCGACATGTCGACGGGTCGCTATCAGCTGCGGCACTCCGATGCCCTGGCGGCGAGGGGCGCGGCGTCGGGGCTCGGGATCGTGGTCTTCGATGCGTTCACGGGGCAGTCCCGCCCCGCGCAGTCGCTGTCGGGAGGGGAGACCTTCCTCAGCTCACTCGCGCTCGCGCTCGGCCTCGCCGAGGTCGTGACGGCGCGGGCAGGCGGCATCCGTCTCGACACACTCTTCATCGACGAAGGTTTCGGATCGCTCGACGGTGACACCCTCGACGTCGCGATGCGTACGCTCGACGAGCTTCGCCAGGGAGGACGGACCGTCGGCGTGATCAGCCACGTCGAGGCGATGCAGGAGCAGATCCCCGCGCAGCTGACCGTGCGCGCGACCCCTGAGGGG
The sequence above is drawn from the Candidatus Microbacterium colombiense genome and encodes:
- a CDS encoding iron chelate uptake ABC transporter family permease subunit is translated as MGSAVQGHALRSAGSFTTARARRRYVLVIVVLAAASVVFGFGVLAWDNPMPVASEGFWRIARHRATNITVMAVVAVAQAVATVAFQTVTNNRIITPSIMGFESLYRVVQTTTVYLFGVAGLVAIQGLWQFGIQIAIMVSLAMALYGWLLSGRYGNLQLMLLIGIVIGGGLGAISTFMQRLLTPSEFDVLAARLFGNVSNADASYLPLAIPLCVGASALLWMRARRLNLMALGPDAARSLGLDHRRELFVVLFLVAVLMATSTALVGPMTFLGFLVATLAYQFADSHDHRLIFPVAVLTAFTILAGAYFVMKNVFYAQGMVSILIELVGGAVFLIVILRKGRL
- a CDS encoding ATP-binding cassette domain-containing protein, which encodes MITLDGVRKEYSSEVAIGPVDLAIPAGGVTALIGPNGAGKSTLLTMIGRLNGMDAGAIEITGFDVASTKSKDLAKIVSILRQENHFVTRLTVRQLVGFGRFPHSKGRLTPADEVIISRAVDFLDLAALEGRYLDELSGGQRQRAYVAMVLAQDTPFILLDEPLNNLDMRHAVHMMQHLRRASEELGRTIVIVLHDINFAGHYADHICAMKDGTVIEFGTPAEIMTGEVLTRVFDTPVQVVDGPSGPLAVYY
- a CDS encoding DNA-3-methyladenine glycosylase 2 family protein; translation: MTLTADAGAADAVAPSAPQQTTYRPAEPVDLRRTVGILRRGPGDPTMVQDGAVLWRALRTPRGIATLALRAVSGEIRATAWGAGAAHAIEHLPVLCGSRDDASGFDPSSHPLIAEVARRTPGIRLTRTDEVFDALACAIIEQKVTGLEAFRAWRLLVTQYGGRAPGPTPRPMYAAPTPAEWRRIPSWEWHRAGVQPPQSKTIVRAAERAESISRALLAAPTGAERDRVLTSFPGIGVWTSAETRIRALGDPDAVSVGDYHLAHEVGYALTGHRTDDDGMLDLLEPWRGHRQRVIRLIFASRVSEPRRGPRFSPEDHRGR
- a CDS encoding winged helix-turn-helix domain-containing protein is translated as MSNIALLERPAATAAISTAHSAQESAAPLAADLPAVRSPRGFALYVGLDEIKAAEAGVSLPLLVDALRRTLAELAPGAETHATVALAPHGSGGRDLDVVRLALHEPGAIARTKAAAEDETTDEEGGVVVDISRKRVLIDGESAAFTYKEFELLQYLVLREGRTIERSELVSALWQAQDDETPGERTIDVHVRRLRAKLGRYEDIVRTVRGIGYRFDRHADVVIRYGHGTPSPDRF
- a CDS encoding GNAT family N-acetyltransferase — encoded protein: MTISSLAAGFILTDEKDASRYTLLRDGHLVSVLDYRDDGSTIALTRAFTVPTFRGHGYAGTVVEGAVADILARGDRKVDAVCWYVADWFSAHPEHAHLLRSR
- a CDS encoding DIP1984 family protein, with translation MKLAEALTARADLQRRIEQLRARITANARYQEGEEPAEDAAALIVEADAALAQLRQLIRRINATNSRLDLGADGTMTDALAARDVLRLQHSLLVDAAAAASGANDQFLRQMRSELRQISALPVAELRARADRVAQELRELDNRIQQANWSNDLEE
- a CDS encoding MFS transporter — translated: MSSSLRARPQTRWWALIVISLTQLVVVLDGTIVNIALPRAQADLGLTDGQRQWVVTAYALAFGALLLLGGRIADYVGRKRIFMIGMIGFGAASLYGGLSQQGWELILARGLQGVFAALLAPAALALLTVTFPSGRERNTAFAVFGTVAGTGAAIGMLLGGVLTEFTDWRWCLLVNIFFVIVGVVGGAIVLTESKAAGDNRYDIGGAVTVTLGLGLLVYGFTLAENGWGDPLTIAFLAGGVALLGVFVWVESRVSQPLLPLRVVADRVRGGAFLIQGVAGAIMIGATAYLTFHLQFVLGMGALQAGLASLPLPIATMVLAPIATKLLPVIGPRPMLIVGPLIAAAGLFTLSGITPDGAYLVQIAPALVLLGIGMGFVFIPLQNLALSGVAPHDAGVASAVANSAMQIGGSIGLSVFTAVYAASVGGHAQAEVSPEGLTDAYGWTFIAASILMVAASVIAACMVRGSKEALLPAQGDAVLAAH
- a CDS encoding exonuclease SbcCD subunit D C-terminal domain-containing protein encodes the protein MRILHTSDWHIGRTFHGTSTMDALAEVLGALTVQVRENSVDVVVVAGDVFDSATPSAAAYTLLGDALVALHETGARVIVTSGNHDSAARLGFQARLLRDGIDVLTDPLGIGTPVTVDDADGPVHFFGIPYLEPAIVRQHWPEGDAEGRPLRTQAQTMAHAMQLVSAGMRTHEGRSVAIAHCFAAGVDATVGLEREVRQGGLDVVPLSVFDGPDYVALGHIHGRQQLSERVRYAGAPLHYSFGEQHKQRGSWLVELDSSGLASVSWLELPVPRRLVTLTGTLAEILSDENVAAHAEDWVCAVYTDVLPQAEPMRRLRDSFPYCAMVQHQPDVAAVTDERSYVQRLRAAVTDADRVEAFLEHVREGQGASEAESALVRDVLDDRVRADALV
- a CDS encoding SMC family ATPase, encoding MRLHRLEVEGFGPFRSRQSVDFDAFADDGIFLIAGRTGAGKSSILDAVCFGLYGGVPRYDGGEKRLRSDHCEPDDPSEVVVEFSTPAGRFRVTRSPEYLRPAKRGGGLTKQASGVALDEWTEAGWIGRAARAVDVGNELDEILQLSREQFLQVILLAQNRFSQFLLAGSKDRQSLLRRLFGTQRFEDVQARFDERRRTAEQALGARVATVAARVEEAERLVDGADLWGEPSEHSELRDSTSRANLATDDRLDDLTRALARAQYRAERRSSERDDAERRSSEADTALAAARAEQRDQTERDRARGALARLEAEGAVIALARTELSDARAADGLRGVLSATERARVAHDSAVTLAQRAQATWDAWGIVADDLESWAVERTRATGAWQRALELEAQSAALAEELQAAQASAEAIAERLDERETARTALPAQMIELTVERDETRRRADRAADLSVALERVLGRAEAVRDVARLDTERASAEQELTHTTDAHAVAQTRLAQLRKRRLDGFAGELASVLASGDPCPVCGSPEHPSPAAHADPVTAEDVAAAEAERDDATTRERDASKRTAGLLAELAVATARAEGRSLPQADAESAAAAAEHADSLAAVETAIALDAKLQELTTRVEAMEQERAADIAALATAREQQVLLAQRATEAQALITEARGDSPTVSDRLAEANAQVAAARTLADSLAERDRRVAAVEEAAAEQEVALASSPFDDAAAVKLALRSTEATDALDARITTHAVQREKERAILFDLELRTLPEEPIDVAPVEAASSSARAAWSAAVDEAGRADGVVERLDGLIGSAAAEHAKTSIQTAEFDVLRGLADTIAGRGANTRKMTLETFVLAAELEEIVEAANRRLGDMSTGRYQLRHSDALAARGAASGLGIVVFDAFTGQSRPAQSLSGGETFLSSLALALGLAEVVTARAGGIRLDTLFIDEGFGSLDGDTLDVAMRTLDELRQGGRTVGVISHVEAMQEQIPAQLTVRATPEGPSIIEAR